The nucleotide window TATTATTTCTTGTCTGCTGCTGTTTCCTGAATAATAGCCACAACCACCTGAGACAACTTCACAATATCTTCAGCACGAATGCGCTCTTTGGTTGTATGAATATCCTCATACCCTACCGCCAGGTTCACTGTCGGAATGTCGAATCCGTTAAAGATATTGGCATCACTGCCACCACCGGAAGCAAACGTACTTGTCTCCAGCCCCAGACTGCGAATGGCACGCTGCGCAAGTTGTACAACCTCATGTTCATCATGGAAACCAAATGCAGGATACAGGATCTCGCTTCTGAATTCAGCCGTTGCACCGTATTTGCGGCATGTCGTTTCCAGCGCTTCACGCATCTGTGCAACCTGCAATTCCACTTTCTCCTGTACAATACTGCGGGCTTCCGCCTCAATCTGTACAAAGTCACATACCACGTTGAGTGCTGATCCACCCTGGAATTTGCCAATGTTCGCGGTTGTCTCATCATCAATTCGTCCAAGCTTCATGGCTGCAATGGCTTTCGCTGCAACCTGTATGGCGCTGATCCCGTCTTCCGGGTTCACGCCCGCATGTGCGGACTTCCCATAGATGCTCATTTGAATTTCAGCTCTGGCCGGTGCAGCTACACAGATCGTGCCTACAGCACCATTGGAGTCAAGTGCATAACCAAACTCAGCATCGATATCCTTCGGATTCATGGCGCGCGCGCCTACCAGACCAGA belongs to Paenibacillus sp. FSL H8-0079 and includes:
- a CDS encoding M20/M25/M40 family metallo-hydrolase produces the protein MIKQQRVIDQFMELVQIDSETKNEQNISKVLKEQFTDLGLHVYEDDTMEQTGHGAGNLVITWEAEGTEGVAPIFFTCHMDTVTPGQGIKPELGEDGWIRSDGTTILGADDKAGIAALFEAIRVVQENNIPHGKIQLVITVGEESGLVGARAMNPKDIDAEFGYALDSNGAVGTICVAAPARAEIQMSIYGKSAHAGVNPEDGISAIQVAAKAIAAMKLGRIDDETTANIGKFQGGSALNVVCDFVQIEAEARSIVQEKVELQVAQMREALETTCRKYGATAEFRSEILYPAFGFHDEHEVVQLAQRAIRSLGLETSTFASGGGSDANIFNGFDIPTVNLAVGYEDIHTTKERIRAEDIVKLSQVVVAIIQETAADKK